A stretch of DNA from Merismopedia glauca CCAP 1448/3:
AGCTAACCGACGATGCAAAGACTTAGGGATTCGCAACAGTAACTTACCGCTATAACTTGCGTTCGTACTCGGTAAAGGAATTGTCCTACCACTTTCATAAGCAGTTTCAATCCATAATTCCTTAGCTTCTTGAATATGATTAATTGCTTCTTCTAAATTTTCACCTTGAGTCAAACAACCTGGTAAATCTTTAATTTCAGCTACATATCCACCAGCTTCTTCATCGGGGTAAAGAGTAACTGAGTAGTTCAAGTTTAAATAATAATCTAACGACTCTCGAATCTTACTGTTCATCGTTTTCTACTTCTCGATCAAATTCGGGTTGAATATCACTTGCGTCTATTTCTAAATTTAGTAACTCCACTATTCTCTTGATATATACCTTTTTAACTTTTTTCCCGCCCTTTTTAGGAATGGTTATTGCTTGTCCCAATTCATTGACGAAAATATGGTGACTTCCCTTTGAGCGCTTTTCTTCAAACCCAAATGCTTCTAAAATATATCGAACATCTTCAAAGCTGGCTTCAGCCAAGCCACCAATGAATTGCTCGACTAATTTTTCTAACTTTCCCATGCCATACTCATACTATATATAGTATCAAATATAAGCGATCGCCAGACAAAAAAGTTAGGAACACTCCTCTGCCGTCTCGCAGCGTTCGCTATCCACCGTATTCGTCGGCAAGAGATTCTGGCTAATATTCAACTGAATAGCTCATCTGCCCAGTATTCCGTAGGAAACCCAACACTGCACAGATTAATGATT
This window harbors:
- a CDS encoding type II toxin-antitoxin system HicB family antitoxin, whose amino-acid sequence is MNSKIRESLDYYLNLNYSVTLYPDEEAGGYVAEIKDLPGCLTQGENLEEAINHIQEAKELWIETAYESGRTIPLPSTNASYSGKLLLRIPKSLHRRLAETAKTEEVSLNQYILSVLSQASGQLLARSPH
- a CDS encoding type II toxin-antitoxin system HicA family toxin, yielding MGKLEKLVEQFIGGLAEASFEDVRYILEAFGFEEKRSKGSHHIFVNELGQAITIPKKGGKKVKKVYIKRIVELLNLEIDASDIQPEFDREVENDEQ